One segment of Pyrococcus sp. ST04 DNA contains the following:
- a CDS encoding TIGR00725 family protein produces MIQVAIAGSSDKTPIEKAEKKAREFARALPLDVVLLTGGRGGIMEVVSEEFTKRGGTVVGILPYSDEGNKYNTIRIKTGLNPVERSGVLIESADVLVVLGGGVGTMIEALMAYNLGVPVVVITDTGYPSDRLEELAKDGYFDHKRIVKIIFTNDPKEAAMIAVKIGGRKDEADNL; encoded by the coding sequence ATGATTCAAGTCGCTATAGCGGGTTCAAGTGATAAGACTCCTATTGAGAAAGCAGAGAAAAAAGCAAGAGAATTCGCTAGAGCCCTTCCACTAGATGTTGTCCTTCTTACGGGTGGAAGAGGAGGAATAATGGAAGTAGTTAGTGAAGAGTTCACAAAAAGAGGAGGGACTGTAGTTGGAATACTTCCGTATAGTGACGAAGGCAACAAGTACAACACAATAAGGATAAAAACTGGTCTAAACCCAGTAGAAAGGAGTGGTGTCTTGATTGAGAGTGCAGATGTCCTAGTGGTTCTCGGGGGAGGCGTTGGGACGATGATAGAGGCACTAATGGCATATAACCTAGGAGTTCCAGTAGTGGTTATCACCGACACGGGGTATCCAAGTGATAGGCTAGAAGAGCTGGCAAAGGATGGATACTTTGACCATAAGAGGATAGTTAAAATAATTTTCACAAATGACCCCAAGGAAGCTGCAATGATTGCAGTAAAAATTGGAGGGAGAAAAGATGAAGCTGATAACCTTTGA
- a CDS encoding DUF257 family protein produces the protein MEFEEFLSKFKLGETVLVEYSAYSRPELFFYNLVTYSKLPIVVDDLMDTLREYYIRLKLSGVDTTIINNIKVIKTGGSHKVGDVLGKLDLGKYIMDIGEYTKILEKAGRPPFLNPVLGLHKLFLLGNVLENMKLLKMVSDYVGNESRVAFYFVNRDAVASHSPPTLAMLEEICTSILSIEGERIVVKKSVNEEILDEKFPLLKP, from the coding sequence ATGGAATTTGAGGAGTTCTTGTCAAAATTCAAGCTTGGAGAGACTGTATTGGTCGAATACTCAGCATACTCGAGACCAGAGCTCTTCTTTTATAATCTTGTCACATATTCAAAATTACCTATAGTAGTGGATGATCTTATGGATACTCTTCGGGAATACTACATTAGGTTAAAACTTTCGGGAGTTGATACGACAATAATTAACAATATTAAAGTAATTAAGACGGGAGGGTCTCATAAAGTTGGCGACGTTCTTGGTAAGCTGGATCTTGGGAAATATATAATGGATATTGGAGAATATACAAAAATCCTGGAAAAAGCCGGGAGACCTCCCTTTCTAAATCCAGTTCTTGGCTTACATAAGCTGTTCCTACTTGGAAATGTTCTAGAGAATATGAAACTGTTGAAAATGGTCTCAGATTACGTGGGGAATGAGAGTAGGGTTGCTTTTTACTTTGTAAACAGGGATGCCGTGGCTTCACATTCCCCGCCAACACTTGCAATGCTGGAAGAAATCTGCACTTCGATACTTTCAATTGAAGGAGAGAGGATAGTAGTAAAGAAGTCTGTAAATGAAGAGATATTAGATGAAAAATTCCCGCTTTTAAAACCTTAA
- the glmS gene encoding glutamine--fructose-6-phosphate transaminase (isomerizing) produces MCGIIGYIGPKRASPIIVEGLKRLEYRGYDSAGIATCYEGRIFIKKGAGKINELIKKLKLQELPGNIGIGHTRWATHGVPNDINAHPHTDCTGKIAVVHNGIIENFQELKEELLKKGHVFKSDTDTEVIAHLIEENLRITKNFEDAFRMTLLRLRGSYALVVLFADDPERLYIARKDSPLIIGIGNGEMFIASDIPAFLAHTRKAVFLDDGEYGVVHKDWFQIRDIVTGLPKVKHVHEISWTLEMAEKGGYEHFMLKEIFEQPRAIKDAVYGNIEVIDKVAELVSKYERIIIIGMGTSYHAALVGKYLIQRMGRTPVIVEDASEFRYEYENIIDESSLVIAITQSGETADTVAAMKLAKSKGAKVVGIVNVVGSLATRIADMTLYTHAGPEIGVAATKTYTTQLTVLTLLSLSLAKRIGIDVQSIEKHIPRLPEIVDSVLKFDEKIKTLAHELKGKRDFFYIGRGISVPTALEGALKIKEIAYVHAEGLSAGELKHGPLALIEEGVPVVAVAPSGKVFEKMLSNIEEAKARGGHIISLGDDIRLSNVSDVFLRMPRVPEELSPIVYVVPLQLLAYHLAVIKGHNPDRPRNLAKSVTVE; encoded by the coding sequence GTGTGCGGTATTATTGGATACATTGGCCCAAAAAGGGCTTCTCCGATTATTGTCGAAGGATTGAAAAGGTTGGAATACAGAGGATATGACTCAGCGGGAATTGCAACTTGTTATGAAGGTAGGATATTCATCAAAAAAGGAGCCGGAAAAATAAATGAGCTCATTAAAAAGCTCAAATTACAAGAACTCCCTGGAAATATTGGAATCGGTCATACAAGATGGGCAACCCACGGAGTTCCTAACGACATAAATGCCCACCCCCATACGGATTGTACAGGGAAAATTGCCGTTGTCCACAATGGAATAATAGAAAATTTCCAAGAACTAAAGGAGGAACTGCTAAAAAAGGGGCATGTATTCAAGAGTGATACGGATACTGAGGTTATTGCCCATCTAATAGAAGAGAACTTGAGAATAACCAAAAATTTTGAAGATGCTTTTAGGATGACGCTACTAAGGCTTAGAGGTTCATATGCCCTTGTTGTTCTCTTTGCAGATGATCCAGAGAGACTTTACATTGCAAGGAAAGATAGTCCATTGATAATCGGAATAGGAAATGGAGAGATGTTCATAGCCAGTGATATTCCAGCATTCTTAGCCCATACTAGAAAGGCCGTATTTTTAGACGATGGTGAATATGGAGTTGTGCATAAGGATTGGTTTCAAATAAGGGACATAGTAACGGGATTGCCCAAGGTTAAGCATGTTCATGAAATATCTTGGACATTGGAGATGGCTGAAAAAGGGGGATATGAGCACTTTATGCTCAAAGAAATATTTGAGCAACCAAGAGCGATAAAAGATGCCGTTTATGGAAATATTGAGGTAATTGACAAAGTCGCCGAGTTGGTATCCAAATACGAGAGGATAATTATAATTGGAATGGGCACATCCTATCATGCGGCGCTTGTTGGCAAGTACCTGATTCAAAGGATGGGAAGAACACCTGTCATAGTGGAGGACGCTAGTGAATTCAGGTATGAATATGAAAATATCATCGACGAGAGCTCGCTCGTTATTGCCATAACTCAGAGTGGAGAGACTGCAGATACCGTTGCAGCCATGAAGTTAGCAAAGAGCAAAGGGGCCAAAGTCGTTGGAATAGTTAATGTCGTTGGAAGCTTAGCTACTAGGATCGCTGACATGACCCTCTACACCCACGCAGGGCCAGAAATTGGAGTTGCCGCAACAAAGACATACACCACTCAGTTGACTGTTTTAACTTTACTATCACTTAGCCTCGCCAAAAGAATTGGAATCGATGTCCAAAGTATAGAGAAGCACATCCCAAGACTGCCAGAGATAGTAGATTCTGTCCTTAAATTTGATGAAAAGATAAAAACACTTGCTCATGAGCTCAAGGGGAAGAGAGACTTCTTCTACATTGGAAGGGGGATAAGTGTCCCAACTGCTTTAGAAGGAGCCCTTAAGATAAAGGAGATAGCTTACGTACATGCAGAAGGACTATCCGCAGGAGAACTTAAACATGGACCCCTCGCCCTAATAGAAGAGGGAGTCCCAGTTGTGGCTGTTGCTCCTAGCGGTAAGGTGTTTGAAAAAATGCTCTCCAATATAGAAGAAGCAAAGGCCAGGGGTGGGCATATAATATCCCTAGGAGACGATATCAGACTGTCTAACGTTAGTGATGTTTTTCTGAGAATGCCAAGAGTTCCAGAAGAGCTATCACCGATAGTGTATGTTGTTCCGTTACAGTTATTAGCATATCACTTAGCTGTAATTAAGGGTCATAATCCAGATAGACCTAGGAACTTAGCAAAATCTGTAACCGTTGAGTAA
- a CDS encoding site-2 protease family protein — protein sequence MTAITIILLILGFWAVITLMGATIWKESESVEVGPFQVIWRTKKFLNFIDRVGRNHERFWKVYGDIGIVVGFIGMAFIVFYLGKQALKILQPKGAVTPSVQLVIPGVTIPLWYGLVGLAILVIVHELSHGFVARAERIPLKSVGLLLFVVIPGAFVEPDEEKLNKAPLISRLRVFGAGSLANIVVALLAVMVVNAIGLAFEENGVEVKGVIENSPAYGVLEPGDVIIGINGEHIKTFEEFVKIMNQTKPGEVITLTILRHGNSEEVKIKLAEHPERPGKGFIGIYPAPHLVSKIGFDKPLMVLFFTFYWIYVLNLGVGLMNLLPLYPLDGGRMLMDSLKELWPRFGKHVGYSIMAISLLLLVINIIPAIRGLVG from the coding sequence TTGACAGCAATAACAATAATCCTCCTAATACTTGGATTTTGGGCAGTAATAACTCTAATGGGAGCAACTATTTGGAAAGAGAGCGAGAGCGTCGAGGTAGGCCCTTTTCAAGTGATATGGAGAACTAAAAAGTTCTTAAACTTCATAGATAGGGTTGGGCGAAACCATGAGAGATTTTGGAAAGTTTATGGTGACATTGGAATCGTAGTAGGATTCATTGGTATGGCCTTTATAGTGTTTTATTTAGGAAAGCAGGCTTTGAAAATTCTCCAACCAAAAGGAGCTGTAACCCCCTCGGTACAACTGGTAATTCCAGGGGTAACAATCCCTTTATGGTACGGGCTAGTAGGGTTGGCAATTCTAGTTATCGTCCATGAACTGAGTCATGGATTTGTTGCTAGAGCCGAAAGAATACCCTTAAAATCCGTTGGACTGTTACTTTTTGTTGTAATCCCTGGAGCCTTTGTGGAACCAGATGAGGAAAAGCTTAACAAAGCTCCATTGATCAGCAGGTTAAGGGTCTTTGGAGCGGGAAGCCTTGCAAACATAGTAGTTGCACTTCTTGCAGTGATGGTAGTGAACGCTATAGGACTGGCATTTGAAGAGAATGGAGTTGAAGTAAAAGGAGTAATCGAGAACAGCCCCGCATATGGAGTTCTAGAGCCAGGAGATGTCATAATAGGTATCAATGGAGAGCATATCAAAACATTTGAAGAATTCGTAAAAATTATGAACCAGACAAAACCTGGTGAAGTTATAACTCTCACAATTTTGAGACATGGAAATTCGGAAGAAGTGAAGATTAAATTGGCCGAACATCCAGAAAGACCTGGGAAAGGGTTTATAGGAATATATCCAGCCCCACATTTAGTTTCTAAGATAGGATTTGACAAACCCCTCATGGTGTTATTCTTTACGTTTTACTGGATATACGTCCTAAACCTTGGTGTTGGGTTAATGAATCTACTACCTCTATATCCCCTGGATGGGGGAAGAATGCTGATGGATAGCTTGAAAGAGCTGTGGCCAAGATTTGGAAAACATGTAGGATACTCAATAATGGCAATTTCTTTGCTTCTCCTTGTGATAAATATAATTCCAGCAATTAGGGGGCTTGTAGGATGA
- a CDS encoding DUF3201 domain-containing protein: protein MMIREVHELLNRMWEGIFELREELKSELVGFEVEEVSEVFNAYLYIDGEWREMKYPHPAFTVRPAGEVGATLQGFYFVFAFPKDDLNLEFIKEFIQKFERSFIYGMENFLEDFYNYERPRTPEEVWRSIEESNEEMINFEVDTSFDKNELKRELFKFIDLSRRFNLL from the coding sequence CTGATGATTCGGGAAGTTCATGAATTGCTCAATAGGATGTGGGAAGGAATATTTGAACTTAGAGAGGAACTCAAAAGTGAGCTTGTGGGGTTTGAAGTCGAGGAAGTTAGTGAGGTATTTAATGCATACCTCTACATTGATGGTGAATGGAGGGAGATGAAATATCCCCACCCTGCTTTTACAGTTAGACCTGCAGGTGAGGTGGGAGCCACTCTTCAGGGGTTCTACTTTGTCTTTGCATTTCCTAAAGATGACCTCAATCTGGAATTTATTAAGGAATTCATACAGAAGTTTGAAAGATCCTTTATATATGGAATGGAGAACTTCTTAGAGGACTTTTACAATTATGAGAGGCCAAGAACTCCAGAGGAAGTTTGGCGTTCCATTGAGGAGAGTAATGAAGAGATGATAAACTTTGAAGTAGACACGTCTTTTGATAAAAACGAACTAAAGAGAGAACTGTTTAAGTTTATCGACCTTTCTAGGAGGTTCAACTTGCTATGA
- a CDS encoding ECF transporter S component: MSKAKVIAFSSLMAALSILLQLSPLKLRTPWGMDIDLVAVPIIALYFLLGFQASLFGLTVMTLGLFIVSGANSMGIGPVMKFFATLSVILGLKLAEYIVKEKKVAYFITAFILSTLIRDSLMIALNYYFALPLYLKMMGYEISSRSDVVRIVEEMMNVPFWIAIALPNTIQTVVDIFISLPFVRRALRF; encoded by the coding sequence ATGAGCAAAGCAAAGGTCATTGCATTCTCATCCCTTATGGCGGCTCTAAGCATACTTCTTCAGCTCTCCCCTCTCAAGCTTAGAACACCATGGGGAATGGACATAGATTTAGTTGCCGTCCCAATAATCGCCTTATACTTCCTGCTTGGATTTCAAGCCTCACTTTTTGGATTAACAGTAATGACCTTAGGTTTATTTATAGTTAGTGGGGCCAATAGCATGGGGATTGGGCCAGTAATGAAGTTTTTTGCAACGCTTTCGGTAATCTTGGGGCTAAAATTAGCCGAGTATATAGTCAAAGAGAAGAAGGTCGCATACTTTATAACAGCATTCATACTTTCAACTTTAATTAGGGATAGCTTAATGATAGCCCTTAACTATTACTTCGCGCTTCCTCTCTACCTAAAGATGATGGGCTACGAGATAAGCAGTAGAAGTGATGTAGTAAGAATTGTGGAAGAAATGATGAACGTTCCGTTCTGGATTGCAATAGCACTCCCCAACACAATCCAAACTGTAGTTGATATCTTCATTTCATTGCCTTTCGTGAGGAGGGCTTTAAGGTTTTAA
- a CDS encoding DUF835 domain-containing protein: MVSLFSLSYRVIVFSFFLILALYSGKIYKKAPQEFKPLFRNSTLLFLLATIIRGIDIAVLYFPIPFYHQIHSIGHIVVMAGLLWVYIAFSGQLVNFFFPPEPKVEKVGAYLATSHFEIEGILKTAKSILAITREPKRYQEYNSRVIWITSAEGQGVPPTALHVITDLAIRFAKENIGGTVVLDCVEFLILYNGFKATYKFLVNLKDHLLTRGATLIVVLNPNAVDEREFTLIKREFPQIEEASVF; the protein is encoded by the coding sequence ATGGTAAGTCTTTTCAGCTTATCTTATAGAGTCATCGTGTTCAGTTTTTTCTTAATATTAGCCCTATACAGCGGAAAAATATACAAAAAAGCTCCACAAGAATTTAAACCGTTATTTAGGAATAGTACACTTCTGTTTCTTCTTGCGACTATCATAAGGGGGATTGACATTGCTGTTCTATATTTTCCCATTCCCTTCTACCATCAGATTCACTCAATAGGGCATATAGTAGTCATGGCTGGGCTTTTGTGGGTATATATAGCCTTTTCTGGCCAACTTGTGAACTTCTTCTTTCCTCCAGAACCTAAGGTCGAGAAAGTAGGAGCTTACCTAGCTACATCGCACTTCGAAATTGAAGGGATATTAAAGACGGCAAAATCAATATTGGCAATAACAAGAGAACCAAAAAGATACCAAGAGTACAATTCAAGAGTCATATGGATAACAAGTGCAGAAGGTCAAGGAGTGCCACCAACAGCCCTTCACGTAATTACAGATCTGGCAATAAGGTTTGCAAAGGAGAACATCGGAGGAACCGTTGTGCTCGATTGTGTGGAATTCTTAATTCTATATAATGGATTTAAAGCAACTTACAAGTTCTTAGTCAACTTAAAGGATCATCTCCTTACTAGGGGAGCAACTCTAATTGTGGTATTAAACCCAAACGCTGTCGATGAAAGGGAGTTTACCCTCATAAAAAGGGAATTCCCACAGATAGAAGAAGCTTCCGTTTTTTGA
- the psmB gene encoding archaeal proteasome endopeptidase complex subunit beta, protein MERKTGTTTVGIKVKDGVVLAADTQASLDHMVETLNIRKIIPITDRIAITTAGSVGDVQVLARILEAEARYYYFTWGRPMSTKAMANLLSNILNEHKWFPYLVQIIIGGYVDEPTIANLDPFGGLIFDDYTATGSGTPFAIAVLEEGYRKNLGIEKAKELAIKAVRAAGKRDVYTGSKKVQVVTITKEGMKEEFVTT, encoded by the coding sequence ATGGAGAGAAAGACAGGGACAACAACCGTTGGGATTAAGGTCAAAGATGGTGTAGTTTTAGCCGCTGATACTCAAGCTTCATTAGATCACATGGTGGAAACGCTGAATATAAGAAAGATAATCCCAATAACAGATAGAATAGCCATCACAACAGCCGGAAGCGTTGGAGATGTTCAAGTTCTAGCCAGAATTTTGGAAGCCGAAGCAAGATACTACTACTTCACATGGGGAAGACCAATGAGCACAAAGGCCATGGCAAACCTTCTGAGCAATATTTTGAACGAGCACAAATGGTTTCCCTATTTGGTTCAGATAATAATTGGGGGATATGTTGATGAACCAACAATAGCAAACCTCGACCCATTTGGAGGACTCATATTCGACGATTATACCGCAACAGGTTCAGGAACACCCTTTGCAATAGCAGTTCTGGAAGAGGGATACAGAAAGAATCTCGGAATAGAAAAAGCCAAAGAGCTCGCAATAAAAGCGGTGAGGGCGGCAGGAAAAAGGGACGTATATACTGGAAGTAAGAAGGTGCAGGTAGTAACGATAACCAAGGAGGGAATGAAAGAAGAGTTTGTAACTACCTAA
- a CDS encoding flippase-like domain-containing protein: MGRAKKYFTIFIGILIIMLLLWWAGLRSTLELMMKVNPRFLGLAVLMYCLTVFSWAIRWKVFLDGAGVHASFLRILEGVFVGIFLNNLTPGARTGGEAVKALYIARSSNGTYPKVFATVMADRILDVIPVAIFMIVAFIYAVGIGSKVLLYVLGVSILLIIVVLVLTVFFSVKENYAVALIMRLLRFLKKLFPRKIFSHEKSLEEKITSAIREFKSTLVMLAKKKREVLISMMWSFVLWISDVVRMYFVFLSLGRNMSIIQVLLVKMASMAIAMVSIIPGGIGINEAVQSALFLAIGVEKTLAVSATMLDRLISFWIPTVVGGVLVIKRRDVLSSSSLEYH; encoded by the coding sequence ATGGGTAGAGCAAAGAAGTATTTCACTATATTCATTGGAATACTAATAATAATGCTCTTATTATGGTGGGCAGGTTTAAGAAGCACACTTGAGCTAATGATGAAGGTTAATCCAAGATTTTTAGGGTTGGCTGTTCTGATGTACTGCCTTACCGTTTTTTCTTGGGCTATTAGGTGGAAGGTGTTTTTAGATGGAGCAGGAGTTCATGCATCTTTTTTAAGAATATTAGAAGGAGTGTTTGTGGGGATATTCCTAAATAATTTAACTCCAGGTGCTAGAACTGGAGGTGAGGCTGTTAAAGCTTTATACATAGCTAGATCTTCTAACGGAACATATCCAAAGGTTTTTGCGACGGTTATGGCGGATAGGATTCTGGATGTAATACCAGTTGCTATATTTATGATTGTGGCATTCATATATGCAGTTGGCATTGGCTCTAAAGTTTTGCTTTATGTGCTTGGTGTGTCTATACTCTTAATAATTGTCGTTCTGGTGTTAACAGTCTTTTTCTCTGTAAAAGAAAATTATGCAGTTGCTCTAATAATGAGGCTCTTAAGGTTCTTGAAAAAGTTGTTCCCAAGGAAGATATTCTCTCATGAAAAAAGTCTAGAAGAGAAGATAACGTCAGCAATAAGGGAATTTAAGTCTACCCTAGTAATGTTGGCGAAGAAGAAAAGGGAAGTCCTTATAAGTATGATGTGGTCTTTTGTGCTCTGGATATCTGATGTCGTTAGGATGTACTTCGTTTTTCTTAGCTTAGGTAGGAACATGTCAATAATACAGGTTTTACTTGTAAAGATGGCTTCTATGGCAATAGCGATGGTAAGTATAATTCCTGGTGGGATTGGAATAAATGAGGCTGTTCAATCTGCTCTATTCTTAGCTATTGGGGTTGAAAAAACTCTTGCAGTCTCAGCAACGATGCTTGATAGGTTAATATCATTCTGGATTCCAACAGTGGTGGGAGGAGTGTTGGTAATAAAAAGGAGAGACGTTCTTAGCAGCTCTTCACTAGAGTATCATTAA
- a CDS encoding HAD family hydrolase yields the protein MKLITFDVWNTLLDLNLMLDEFSFQLAKISGLCVADVVQAVIEVRDELKKMRAKASEDPRKVLSGSQEMLAEKLNIDVELVKRAGARAILEIDERLVLEGSLETLKEVKSRGIKVAVLGNVMFWPGSYTRVLLERFGLMEFIDKTFFADEVLTYKPKKEMFEKALKAFNVEPDRALHIGDTYAEDYQGARNAGMWAVWINPEGEGIKKIEERGFEVPNVKGLIDVLNIIGT from the coding sequence ATGAAGCTGATAACCTTTGACGTTTGGAACACGCTCCTCGACCTAAACCTTATGTTAGATGAATTTTCATTTCAGTTGGCAAAGATATCTGGATTGTGCGTTGCAGACGTTGTTCAGGCAGTCATAGAAGTGAGGGACGAATTAAAAAAGATGCGAGCCAAAGCTTCTGAAGATCCAAGAAAAGTGCTTAGTGGAAGTCAAGAAATGCTGGCAGAGAAGCTTAACATAGATGTGGAATTAGTCAAGAGAGCTGGAGCACGAGCAATACTTGAGATTGATGAAAGACTAGTACTCGAGGGAAGCTTGGAGACCCTAAAGGAAGTAAAAAGCAGGGGAATTAAAGTCGCTGTTCTTGGAAACGTTATGTTTTGGCCTGGCTCTTACACAAGGGTTCTTCTTGAGAGATTTGGCCTTATGGAGTTTATAGACAAGACGTTTTTCGCAGATGAAGTTCTGACTTACAAACCAAAGAAAGAGATGTTTGAAAAGGCCCTAAAAGCGTTTAACGTTGAGCCTGACAGGGCGCTTCACATTGGAGATACATACGCTGAAGACTACCAGGGAGCAAGAAATGCTGGAATGTGGGCAGTTTGGATAAATCCAGAAGGGGAAGGAATTAAGAAAATTGAGGAAAGAGGATTCGAAGTTCCAAACGTGAAGGGTCTGATAGATGTTTTAAACATTATTGGGACCTAA
- a CDS encoding cysteine desulfurase, giving the protein MKIPDDVRKDIPLTNEVIYFDNTATSLTPRPVIEAMDEYYLKYRANVHRGVHRLSQLATHKYEESRKIVADFINAKFEEIVFTKNTSESLNLVALGLEHIFKRGDKIVTTPYEHHSNLLPWQRLAKKLGLRLEFIEGDDEGNLDLSDAEKKIKDAKLVAVQHVSNALGVIHEVEELGRMAKEAGAIFVVDAAQSVGHMEVDVRKLHADFLAFSGHKGPMGPTGIGVLYINEEFFDVFEPPLIGGGTIEDVSLEEYKLTEPPERFEAGTPNIGGAIGLAAGIRYIEKIGIENIEKQERKLVKRTTEGLDELEIPWYGPRDLKKHAGVVSFNVPPLHPHDVASVLDEHKIMVRSGHHCALPVMKRLKINGTVRASFHVYNSVEEVETFLSVLEDLVKKLRSQ; this is encoded by the coding sequence ATGAAAATACCGGATGACGTTAGGAAGGATATCCCCCTAACAAATGAAGTCATATATTTCGACAATACCGCAACTTCTCTTACTCCAAGACCTGTAATAGAGGCTATGGACGAATACTACCTCAAATACCGTGCAAACGTTCATAGAGGTGTTCACAGACTGTCTCAACTCGCTACCCACAAGTATGAAGAGAGCAGGAAGATTGTTGCCGATTTTATAAATGCGAAGTTCGAGGAAATAGTTTTCACAAAAAACACGAGTGAGAGTCTAAATTTAGTCGCCTTAGGTCTGGAGCACATCTTCAAGAGGGGGGACAAGATAGTCACAACACCATATGAGCATCATTCAAATCTATTGCCATGGCAAAGGTTAGCAAAGAAGCTTGGTCTCAGACTTGAGTTTATAGAAGGTGATGATGAAGGGAACCTCGACCTAAGTGATGCTGAAAAGAAGATAAAGGATGCAAAGCTAGTTGCAGTTCAGCACGTTTCGAACGCGTTAGGCGTGATTCATGAGGTGGAAGAGCTTGGAAGAATGGCTAAGGAGGCTGGAGCAATCTTCGTTGTCGATGCTGCTCAGAGTGTTGGTCATATGGAGGTCGATGTAAGGAAACTTCACGCGGATTTCTTAGCATTTTCAGGCCACAAGGGTCCAATGGGTCCCACAGGAATTGGTGTGCTGTATATAAATGAAGAATTCTTTGACGTGTTTGAGCCCCCCTTGATAGGTGGAGGAACTATTGAGGACGTCAGCCTTGAAGAATATAAACTAACAGAACCCCCGGAGAGGTTTGAAGCTGGAACTCCAAATATTGGAGGAGCAATAGGCCTTGCGGCTGGAATCAGATATATTGAGAAAATAGGGATAGAGAATATAGAGAAACAGGAAAGAAAACTAGTTAAAAGGACAACAGAAGGTCTGGATGAGTTAGAAATTCCCTGGTATGGACCTAGAGACCTCAAAAAGCATGCGGGGGTCGTTAGTTTTAATGTTCCACCTCTTCATCCCCACGACGTTGCATCAGTTCTAGATGAGCACAAAATAATGGTCAGGAGTGGTCATCACTGCGCCCTTCCAGTAATGAAGAGGCTGAAGATAAACGGGACAGTGAGAGCATCTTTCCATGTTTATAACAGTGTTGAGGAAGTTGAGACTTTCCTAAGCGTGTTAGAGGATTTGGTTAAGAAGCTTAGGTCCCAATAA
- a CDS encoding RsmB/NOP family class I SAM-dependent RNA methyltransferase codes for MTYLEAFPKELQDYYRRLFGPEADEIMKKLREPVEHYYIRVNTLKISRDKLIEELKKEGLRPRRSPYLSEGLYFVREGPNFPDDYNPELPTVTVNKFAAESVYQGAMLYAPGVLKADKGIKEGDEVQIRDPRGLLVGIGIARMDYREMIEATRGLAVEVTLPKFKLPSLSELKSFEKGYFYPQSLPSMITARVLDPKEEDVIIDMAAAPGGKTTHMAQLLQNRGEIIAIDKSKNRLKKMEENLKRLGVKNVKLVQMDARNLPELGIKADKILLDAPCTALGVRPKLWEERTPKHIEATARYQRAFIWAAIKSLRKGGILVYSTCTLSYEENEGNVKFMLKKGMKLEEQSIFIGSPGIGLEKVQRFYPHKHLTQGFFIAKLRKVRE; via the coding sequence ATGACGTATCTTGAAGCTTTCCCAAAGGAGCTCCAGGATTACTATAGAAGACTCTTTGGCCCTGAAGCAGATGAGATTATGAAAAAGCTTAGGGAGCCTGTTGAGCACTATTACATTAGAGTTAATACCTTGAAGATAAGCAGGGACAAGCTAATAGAGGAGCTTAAAAAAGAAGGATTAAGACCTAGGAGAAGTCCATACCTTTCTGAAGGTCTATACTTTGTTAGGGAGGGTCCAAACTTTCCTGATGACTACAATCCAGAGCTCCCTACAGTTACGGTAAATAAGTTTGCTGCCGAAAGTGTTTATCAGGGAGCAATGCTCTATGCTCCGGGAGTTCTTAAGGCAGACAAGGGAATAAAAGAGGGGGATGAAGTTCAGATAAGGGATCCTAGGGGGCTTTTAGTTGGAATTGGAATTGCTAGAATGGATTATCGGGAAATGATAGAGGCAACGAGGGGTCTTGCCGTTGAAGTTACCTTGCCAAAGTTTAAGCTCCCAAGTTTGAGCGAACTTAAATCTTTTGAAAAGGGATATTTCTATCCTCAGAGTCTTCCTTCCATGATAACTGCGAGAGTCCTTGACCCAAAAGAGGAGGATGTAATAATAGACATGGCTGCCGCTCCGGGAGGAAAGACGACTCACATGGCCCAACTACTCCAAAATAGAGGTGAGATTATAGCTATAGACAAGTCAAAAAATAGGCTCAAGAAGATGGAAGAAAATTTGAAAAGGTTGGGGGTTAAGAATGTTAAACTTGTCCAGATGGATGCTCGAAACTTACCTGAGCTTGGAATAAAGGCAGATAAGATTCTCCTTGATGCTCCTTGTACTGCCTTGGGAGTTAGACCAAAACTTTGGGAAGAAAGAACTCCAAAACATATTGAAGCTACGGCCCGCTATCAGAGGGCTTTTATATGGGCCGCAATAAAATCGCTGAGAAAAGGTGGAATCCTAGTTTATTCTACATGTACGCTGAGCTATGAGGAAAATGAGGGGAATGTCAAGTTTATGTTAAAGAAAGGCATGAAACTTGAGGAACAGTCGATATTTATAGGTTCTCCTGGAATAGGTCTCGAAAAAGTTCAGAGATTCTATCCTCACAAGCATCTAACTCAGGGGTTCTTCATAGCCAAACTTAGGAAGGTGAGGGAGTGA